In Streptomyces sp. NBC_00433, a single genomic region encodes these proteins:
- a CDS encoding GH25 family lysozyme, translating into MAAGVLGASMALAATMSAGTASARTLPSGSDIPLGGGYMGVGYAQDSKAGFTPDTRQLGLGTPAAVTPNATNPVGIDVSHYQGTINWTSVKSAGIGFAYIKATESTTYKDPTFNANYLNAYNAKVIRGAYHFARPDLSSGAAQATYFAGNGGAWSADNLTLPGMLDLEGGCYGKSAASMQSWVLDFYNTYKSKTGRDVVIYTSASWWNSCTGGWSGMSARSPLNVAHWTTAASPTIPSGFPFWTFWQYSDSGSVSGISGAVDRDRFSASSARLLALANNTP; encoded by the coding sequence ATGGCGGCCGGAGTCCTCGGCGCGAGCATGGCGCTCGCCGCGACGATGTCGGCGGGCACGGCCAGTGCCCGTACGCTCCCGTCGGGCAGCGACATCCCGCTCGGCGGCGGTTACATGGGCGTCGGCTACGCCCAGGACAGCAAGGCGGGCTTCACCCCGGACACCCGGCAGCTCGGCCTCGGGACCCCCGCCGCCGTGACGCCGAACGCCACGAACCCGGTGGGGATCGACGTCTCGCACTACCAGGGGACGATCAACTGGACCTCGGTGAAGTCGGCCGGCATCGGCTTCGCGTACATCAAGGCCACCGAGAGCACGACGTACAAGGACCCGACCTTCAACGCCAACTACCTGAACGCCTACAACGCCAAGGTGATCAGGGGCGCTTACCACTTCGCCCGGCCCGACCTGTCCTCCGGCGCGGCGCAGGCCACCTACTTCGCCGGCAACGGCGGCGCCTGGTCGGCGGACAACCTCACGCTGCCCGGCATGCTGGACCTCGAAGGCGGCTGCTATGGCAAGTCGGCCGCGTCGATGCAGTCCTGGGTCCTGGACTTCTACAACACCTACAAGTCCAAGACCGGCCGCGACGTCGTCATCTACACCAGCGCGAGCTGGTGGAACTCGTGCACCGGCGGCTGGAGCGGCATGTCCGCCAGGAGCCCGCTGAACGTGGCGCACTGGACCACCGCGGCCAGCCCCACCATCCCGAGCGGCTTCCCGTTCTGGACCTTCTGGCAGTATTCCGACTCCGGTTCGGTGAGCGGCATCTCGGGTGCCGTCGACCGCGACCGCTTCAGCGCGAGCAGCGCCCGCCTGCTGGCCCTGGCCAACAACACCCCCTGA
- a CDS encoding PPOX class F420-dependent oxidoreductase, with protein MTTTTARTELNESELAYLRDQRLARLATVDAKGRPQANPVGFLLRPDSTIDIAGYAMGTTKKWRNIAANRHVSLVVDDIASVTPWKVRGVEIRGTAEQIVGPHDYGEHLSPELIRITPYAIYSWGLDD; from the coding sequence ATGACGACGACAACCGCACGGACGGAACTCAACGAGTCCGAGCTGGCCTATCTGCGCGACCAGCGCCTCGCCCGGCTGGCGACGGTGGACGCGAAGGGCCGGCCGCAGGCCAACCCGGTCGGTTTCCTCCTGCGCCCCGACAGCACGATCGACATCGCCGGTTATGCGATGGGCACCACCAAGAAGTGGCGGAACATCGCGGCGAACCGCCATGTCTCGCTGGTCGTGGACGACATCGCCAGCGTCACCCCGTGGAAGGTGCGCGGGGTGGAGATCCGCGGCACCGCCGAGCAGATCGTCGGCCCGCACGACTACGGGGAGCACCTCAGCCCGGAGCTGATCAGGATCACGCCCTACGCCATCTACAGCTGGGGCCTGGACGACTGA